The genomic segment TAATATCCAATCCATAATCACATTAATCACAATCTGTCCATAATTAGCCATCCGATAATCCCATTGGACAGGAGGTGACATGCACTATCCCATTATCTCATTAATTATCTATTTTCAGTATCAAACATTGTCCCCAAACACAAGGAAATGgtttttagaggaaaaatggATAGGGAATTCTCCTTTTGCTACATCCTCCTCATTCAAGTCCTAGTGGTTTGACATTGGGAGTTTTACaccatttctttgtttttacatgTTATGTTAGAACCAAGAGCCGTCTGTTTTTTTGAGAGATGTCATCTTGTAAATTAAATATGGTTATCTTAGGAAGATggataaataaaacatttgtttcaTATGAACAAgtttatgaaagaaaagaaaacccttcaTCAAAGGTTTTAATGGTAACATGATAACAATAGCTTTGCAATGCTAAATCTTATTGCAGATGGTTCCCGTCCTTTTTTGTAATGTAAGTGAAATTGCATTccatctgttttaattttataatggACTTAATCCGTGGCTGGCTCTGAAAGaatcagcatttactgcctttGCAATCTGCTGCAAATAACAAAAATTGTTACCCTTTCCCCTTTCTAGAGGGAACTTGTATTTCTATTTGGGAGCAAACCCcagagagctgctctgcagagagcagggagcTCTGTTAGCTGCCCTCACCCCGCAGCCCGGCGGCCCCTGCCAGCTCTCACACCGACCCAACCTGAATTGCCCTGAAAGGGATTGCGAACTCTGGACACTGCATGGAAGACAGCAGGAGGAATTGCGCGGCAGGAGATTCTCTTTGGTTTTGACCAGCAAATACCGCCAGCAGTTCCAAGTGACCTGAAAGCAGTTTTCCAGAGCTCCCTCCTGAGCTGAATTATTCTAAAGTTTTATGATgtgctttcccttcctccccttcaaAGGTACCAACAATTGACCTGTTTGTAAATGGTGGTGGTACTGGGCTGGGTTTATGCCTGTTGCCATTTTCAAGTTTTCTCCTACATCACATAGAGGTTCAGGGCTTTCAGCATTTCCCCGGAGAGTCCTTTTTTGGAGTTTTCTACTGAAGTGCCTGCGCAGTGCTGCCCACCCTGTTCCTACCTTCCCGGTCACAAACCAAGTCCAGCTCCACAATACCTGCCTGGTGTCTGCTCTGTACTCCCGCAGGTGagtgcctgcagcacagcttcgTGCCAGTTTGGAGAAGTTTAGCTGGCTTGGCTGTAACCTTTCTTATTCCTAAGCTGGTGGGAGGTTTGGGATAGCATAGAGGACCCTGCCCTCAAGTGAGGAAAGGGTGATGCAacatggagcatccctgccaAGCTGCTATTTTCTTAGACGTGTCTTATTCTCCTATCACcctgacattttatttttgcattttattgttAACACATGCAGATACTGACTCACTCAGGACTCTGTGGATTCCAGCTCAGACTGAAGTCACCCTCTTCCCTGCCAGGCACCCAGCAATGGGCAGGATGCCCTGTGcccacagccacagcagtgctATGGAGGTTCCCATCACCCGTCCCATGGGGTCACCCCAGTCTGAAAAGCCAGCCAAACTTTTCCAGTTCCCTTTGCATCACTCACCTCCCAGCTCGGCTCTGCTACTGGCAAATGAGCCACACTAACAGCAGGCAGCAGTCAGACCACAAACCCCAACAGGCACTATGGCCACCCTGCCACTGCCACACAGGCGCAGGACACGTGGACTCACCCTGCCCTGAGGATGTCATTGCCACACCGCACCTCTGCACCTTCACACATGCAAGGGCAGGCAGAGATGCCAAAATCCCCTGGTGACACATGCCCCTGCTGAAGTGGGTACCCCAGATGCCCTGCTGCTTACCCCCTTGGCTCTTGTGCAAAGTTTAATGTTTGCTTTCAACATTTGGGGTTCTCGAAGGCATAGCAGAGGCTGTGGTCAGGCAGAGGAGAGTGGATCAAATAGTCAAATAGCCAGTTACCCTAATTGTCCTCTCCCCATCCTCAGCTTCTGGGGTTTCATACCTACAGGGAGCTTGACTTGTACAAAAAATAAGTGCTTCAGCTGGAACACCCATCCTGCCTCCCTTCTCTGAGCAAAATGAGCACAGTCTGCCCTTTCCGAATCAAAATTTGCAGTCATCATGTCCTTCCCAAGCCATACAGGTTGGCCTATGCCTATTGAATTCTGTGAGTAAAATTCAAAAGATAAATTGTGCGGAGAGGAGGGGCAGGACCAAagccccaggacagcagcagtcTCAATTCCAGCACTTACAAGCTTTCCTGGACCTTTTGAGCTACTCCGTGCTGCTACGCTGTGAAGTCTTTGGGAATTTAAAACCGAGCCAAAGGCCACTTAAGTGGTCTCCCTATTTTTCTGCTAATGCACAAGAAGCCCATAGAGACCGGGGgtaaagagggaggaaaaaggaatggAAGGGTTAAAAAAACAGTGGGAAAGGTTCAGCTGTAGAAGAAACACGGGATCAGGTGCACGAAAATGCggtaaaatactatttttcccCCGTAACTTCAACTCATCACGCAGCTGTTGCCCGGGACGGCCGCGCGCATCCGCCGGAGCGGCCCTCCCGCGGACGCTCACCCAGCAGCGAATCGCTCCGCGGGCGCGCAGCTTTGAGGGAGCGGCTGCTACAGAGCTCTCGTCCCGGCTGCCGTAGGGGTGCGCCTCCATGCAAAGCGGGGCACTGTCCCGCCGTGCCCGTCCGCGGGCACCTGCTTGAGGCACGTTGAAAAGCGGGGTAAGGGACAACGAAATAGAAGGcgaaagggaggggaaagaacagaacaagggaaataaaagaaggagaaaacaaaaggctAATTAAAGGTCAAGGAAAAGAATAGGGAacacaggaagaaggaaagctgaaatgaaTCTGCGCCGCCTCGGGCTGCCGGCGCCGCCGTCCCTCCGCGCGCAGGGCCGGTGAGCACGGCGCTGGGTACAACGCCAGGTGGCTCTGGGGTCCCGCCGGCGGCCGCGTTGGTGCCGCGGCTGCCCGGGACGCAGGGCGCAGAGGAGCGCACCCACCGCTCCCGCGGAGGAGCTCCTTCCGCGGCGCGCAGAGCTACCCGCCCCGTCCGAGCCGGCGTCGGGCCAAGCCGGGCAGGGATCCCGCGGGGCTCCGCACCGCTCCGCGCGCCCATTGTTCACCGCGGCCAATCCGCGGGCGCCCTACCCGCGGCCGCCAATCGCCTCTGGGGGCCGCGCGGTGAGGTCagcaccgcccccccccccaccccccccccccgcggccgGTGCGCGCTGACATCACGGCGcggcccggcggggcgggcccGGGGGGGCGGGCgcggcccccgccccgcgcgGCGCGGGTAGTGGTGGAGCGGCGGCGCCGCATCCCGCATCGCTGCCGGTGCGCAGGGGGCCGCCCGCATGGTGGACATCCTCCTCCCGCGGCCGCTCCCGGGCGCCATGGGAGAGCCCTCCAAAAGTAAGTGCGCGCCGGGCAAGGCAACGCGGTTCTGGGGCGGGCGGGAGCGGCTGAGCGGGCGCGGAGCGCTGCGGGACCGGGTGCCGCGCCGCCTCTGCCGTCGGGCGGATCTGCGGCCGTCGTGCCGCGCCGGACCCGCGGGCGCCGTGACAGCGCCGGGAAGGGCTGCGGGACCGTGTCGGGCGGGGGCGGCCGCCGGCTTGGCCCGTGGCATCTCCGGTGCTTCTGCTCCCGTTCGTGCCCCGCGCGCCCCGGCCACACTGGCTCCGCTTCTTACCGAATGCCTGTCCCTTCGGCTGTCTGCGCTACTGATCGTGGGTCTTACTGCTGCTCCCGtgtctttctctccttccctcggctttttctttctttccttccctgtttccCGGCCTGCGTTACCgtttgtctctttctctctttccgtGTTTCGGTTTGTCTTTTTCgtttttaaatttctctttccgtttttatttatttcttgttctttcgattcttctgggtttgttttgtttctaggtttatttctcttcctttgatTTCTTGTCTcttattgttttcatttgtcCATGTTCCCATATTAACTGTCTCTCTCTGGGTTTTttagctggttttatttctctttctgtcattctgtttcatttatttttcttttttcttccagtttttcctcagcttttgttttaatgactctgcttttgtttccttttctgaaattctacttttaaatctctttctgcatttatttccaCTGATCGAGATTCTTCTTTTTTCGgctctattttttctctttcgTTTCCTgtgtcctttctttctctccatgtttctgtcttttattcctccctatttggaaaaaaaaaaagaaaaagaaaaaagaaagaaaagtaaaaaataacacacaaaaaaagtgtcTTTCCCTAATTCCTGGCGCTTCTGCTTTCACTCATTGCTGCCCCTGACTGTGCCCCGCTCGCTCCCGGCAGGGCGGCCGGGGCTGGCCCTGTGCGCGGGCTGCGGGGGCCGCATCCAGGACCCCTTCCTGCTGCGGGTGTCGCCGGACCTGGAGTGGCACGTCGCCTGCCTCAAGTGCGCCGAGTGTGGGCAGCCCCTCGACGAGACCTGCACATGCTTCCTGCGCGACGGCAAGGCCTACTGCAAGCGGGATTACAGCAGGTGACCCCGAATGTGCCGACGCtcgttatatatatatatgtatatatatatatgtatatatataaaaaacgAACCCAAAcctgaaaaagcacaaaagctCCTTAAGACCCTGAATTTCCCCCAAACGAAAACCTGATTCTCGGCCGCTGCCCGTCCCCGCGGCGCTTCGCGGAGCCGCCCGACGGCGCAGCCGCGGTCCCTGACAGTGCCTCGCGTCCCCGCAGGCTCTTCGGCATCAAGTGTGCCCAGTGCCGGGCGGCCTTCAGCAGCAGCGACCTGGTGATGCGCGCCCGCGACCACGTCTACCACCTGGAGTGCTTCCGCTGCGCAGCCTGCGGCCGACAGCTCCTGCCCGGCGACCAGTTCTGCCTGCGGGAGCGCGACCTGCTCTGCCGCGCCGACCACGGGCCGCCCCCCGACGGCGCCGCCGCCCGCGGGCCGCGCAGCCCCGCGCTGCCgccggcggccgccgccgcaCACCTCGCAGGTACCGGCGAGAGGGAGGGACAGGAAGACAGGGGACGGGAGGGctgcggcgggcgggcggcgatGCTGACGGTGTGTTCCATCCCTGCCCACCGCAGAGCCGGTGCCCGGGCGgccgcccgccccgcggccgccgGCGCACAAGGCCACGGAGAAGACCACCCGCGTGCGGACGGTGCTGAACGAGAAGCAGCTGCACACGCTGCGGACCTGCTACGCCGCCAACCCGCGCCCCGACGCCCTGATGAAGGAGCAGCTAGTGGAGATGACAGGGCTCAGCCCCCGCGTCATCCGAGTCTGGTTCCAAAACAAACGCTGCAAGGACAAGAAGAAGTCCATCCTCATGAAGCAGctccagcaacagcagcacagcGACAAGACGGTgagcgcccgcccgcccgccccacCGGGGAGGGATGTTGGGAGGGTTGCCCCGGGCCGCGGGAGCCGGCGGCAGCAGCGCTGAAGCCCCGTGTGCCCGCAGAGCCTGCAGGGCCTCACCGGGACACCGCTGGTGGCCGGCAGCCCCATCCGCCACGAGAGCGCCGTGCAGGGCAGCGCCGTGGAGGTCCAGACCTACCAGCCGCCCTGGAAGGCGCTCAGCGAGTTTGCCCTGCAGAGCGACCTGGAGCAACCCGCCGCTTTCCAGCAGCTGGTGagccgcaccgcaccgcaccgcgccgcaccgcaccgcaccgcggggggcgggcaggggagctgcgggatggggagggggcGCGGTGGGGCCCGCGCCGCGCTCTCACCTCCGCTGCTCCCCCAGGTCTCCTTCTCAGAGTCTGGCTCCTTGGGCACCTCCTCCGGCAGCGACGTGACCTCGCTGTCTTCCCAGCTCCCCGACACCCCCAACAGCATGGTGCCCAGCCCGGCCGAGACGTGAGGCGGCCcggccgcccgccgccgcgggACTTCCGCATGCCTGCGCTCCCTGCATGAGACACCCGGCCCCGGGCCGCTCCCAGAGCGCCGGACAAACgcctttgttttttaattattcttatttaaaaacaaacaaaaaatgtgttACTGACGGCCAAAAAAGCACCGGGATCCTCGCTGCCTTCACCAGACCGGAGAGAGAGCCCCTGCCCTGATTATTTCgttattttgttggtttggttttttatttttccctgcgGATTTCgatgtttcttttccccaaagaaaCGCGGATTTCCCCGCTGGAGCCCGGCATGGTGACAGGCTACCTCGCCCGCCGCTTGCGCCGGGGAcggcttttcttccctttttggaagggaaaaggaaaaagagtaaCACAAAATGGGGGAGAGACTTCCCCGGCGTCCGCGCCTTCCCGCGGCCGCGGAGCCGGCCTGGCCCTCCCCTCCGCGGAGCCGCTCCGTCCAGCCTCATCTCACGCCGATGCCTCTCCCGGGCCGCGGCGCCCGGCCCCGCACGATCGCTGGAAAAACGGGACCCGAAAACGAGACTTTTAAACGGGGAAACCGGTACTAATGTTAAATTATCAATGGACGGAGGACGGATTGTTTGAGCCTTTAACGAACAAAAGTAAGTTATTGTTATTTATTGTCAGAGTCAGCGGTTGAATAGTGGGATTAAATATTTTGGacttaataaaaaaagagaaagaaagaaaagggaaggattGAAACGAATAAAAAGGCGCGGAGGAACGGTGAAGGCGCTCCTCTTGCGCTGAGCCGCGCTGCCAGCCAGGtcggggagcagagcagggcgCGGAGCGGAGCGTGTCGGAAGATGGGGCGCGGTGCGGGGCGCGGTGCGGAGCGGGGTGCGGAGCGGGGTGCCCGTCGGGACGGGCGGAGCCCTGGCTTTGCCGGCACGGCCTCACCGCACAGTTCTAATCGGCTTTCCCTCCCGGGGCCGCTTATTTATAGCCGGGGAGGCGGAGCGCAGGTTTCTCTTTCGGAGCAGCCCCCGGGCTCGACCGGGTCGTGCCCGCACCTGCCGCAGTGCGGGGCAGCCTCGCCTCCTC from the Lathamus discolor isolate bLatDis1 chromosome 8, bLatDis1.hap1, whole genome shotgun sequence genome contains:
- the ISL2 gene encoding insulin gene enhancer protein ISL-2, which gives rise to MVDILLPRPLPGAMGEPSKRRPGLALCAGCGGRIQDPFLLRVSPDLEWHVACLKCAECGQPLDETCTCFLRDGKAYCKRDYSRLFGIKCAQCRAAFSSSDLVMRARDHVYHLECFRCAACGRQLLPGDQFCLRERDLLCRADHGPPPDGAAARGPRSPALPPAAAAAHLAEPVPGRPPAPRPPAHKATEKTTRVRTVLNEKQLHTLRTCYAANPRPDALMKEQLVEMTGLSPRVIRVWFQNKRCKDKKKSILMKQLQQQQHSDKTSLQGLTGTPLVAGSPIRHESAVQGSAVEVQTYQPPWKALSEFALQSDLEQPAAFQQLVSFSESGSLGTSSGSDVTSLSSQLPDTPNSMVPSPAET